One genomic segment of Pirellulales bacterium includes these proteins:
- a CDS encoding UvrD-helicase domain-containing protein, which translates to MMSQLGIQEHAEVARVIADCLDPENPKSFFLYAGAGSGKTRSLVEALDHFRKVHGDRFRFRGQVISVITYTNNARDEIKRRLNHDPVIQVSTIHSFMWDLIKGFNTDIRKWLGTALKEDIRELQGLIAKGRPGTKTMVERERSLKSKTERLNNLPSIISFAYSPTGDNRTKDSLNHSEVIKIGSAFLNQKSLMRKLVVSGSPFILIDESQDTNRELMEALLALQQDRAAAFGLGLFGDMMQRIYADGKNDLVQSIPSEWETPQKTVNFRCPKRVIRLINQIRKSADGWEQVAPDKAAEGCARLFIVPSPARDKQAAEKAVRERMAALTSDAAWGDQGSTKTLILEHHMAAKRMGFLEMYEPLAKVEQFQTGLREGTIGFLRFFSEQVLPVVEAYYKGDAFAIGRLARQYSPLLSVDAFKKAGRQQDQLVAAKIAVEQLALLCDPGKSPTFQQVLNAVAQSGLFEIPEALAPFVDGGEAIEDSEDEDDVSQRVLRIREFLHVPFFQIGDYARYVADIAPFGTHQGVKGLEFPRVMVIMDDEEARGFMFSYGKLFGLKERTQTDIDKEKSGEDTSIDRTRRLLYVTCSRSEQSLALVAYTSNGAGLKSMATKLGWFEASEIEDLDDH; encoded by the coding sequence ATGATGTCGCAACTGGGAATCCAAGAGCATGCGGAGGTAGCGCGCGTGATCGCCGACTGCCTTGATCCAGAAAATCCGAAGAGCTTCTTTTTATACGCTGGGGCTGGCTCGGGAAAGACACGTTCGCTGGTGGAAGCGCTTGATCACTTTCGCAAAGTGCATGGCGATCGGTTCCGATTTCGTGGGCAGGTTATATCGGTAATTACTTACACGAATAATGCCCGCGACGAGATCAAACGACGGCTGAACCATGATCCGGTAATTCAAGTGTCGACGATCCATAGTTTCATGTGGGACCTCATTAAAGGGTTTAACACGGACATCCGGAAGTGGCTTGGGACCGCCCTGAAGGAGGACATCAGGGAGTTGCAGGGATTGATCGCAAAAGGAAGGCCAGGGACGAAGACCATGGTGGAACGGGAAAGGAGTTTGAAGTCCAAAACGGAGCGTCTGAACAATCTCCCATCAATAATCTCCTTCGCGTACAGCCCGACTGGTGATAACCGAACGAAGGATTCGCTCAATCACTCAGAGGTGATCAAGATTGGATCTGCGTTCCTGAATCAAAAGAGCCTAATGCGGAAATTGGTCGTCAGCGGATCGCCATTCATCCTGATTGACGAGAGCCAGGACACTAACCGGGAACTGATGGAAGCATTGCTCGCATTACAGCAAGATCGCGCAGCCGCTTTCGGGCTCGGACTGTTCGGCGACATGATGCAACGGATTTATGCCGATGGAAAGAATGACCTTGTACAAAGCATTCCCTCCGAGTGGGAGACGCCTCAGAAGACCGTGAACTTTCGCTGCCCTAAAAGAGTCATCCGTCTCATCAATCAGATCCGTAAATCCGCGGATGGATGGGAACAAGTCGCTCCAGACAAGGCGGCCGAGGGATGTGCACGGTTGTTCATCGTGCCGTCTCCAGCAAGAGACAAGCAGGCTGCAGAGAAAGCTGTGCGAGAAAGAATGGCGGCGTTAACCAGTGATGCTGCTTGGGGTGATCAGGGAAGCACCAAGACCCTAATTCTTGAACATCACATGGCGGCAAAGCGAATGGGGTTTTTGGAGATGTATGAACCGCTCGCAAAAGTAGAGCAATTCCAGACCGGACTACGGGAAGGCACGATCGGCTTTCTTCGGTTCTTCTCGGAACAGGTCCTGCCTGTCGTTGAAGCGTATTACAAAGGCGACGCCTTTGCCATTGGACGACTTGCACGACAGTACTCGCCGCTTCTTTCCGTCGATGCGTTCAAGAAGGCGGGTCGACAACAAGATCAACTAGTAGCCGCGAAAATCGCTGTCGAACAGCTTGCGCTACTGTGCGATCCTGGGAAGTCGCCAACCTTCCAACAAGTGCTTAATGCAGTGGCCCAGTCTGGTCTTTTTGAAATACCTGAGGCATTAGCTCCGTTTGTTGATGGCGGCGAAGCTATCGAGGATTCAGAGGATGAAGATGATGTGAGCCAGCGAGTGCTCCGTATCAGAGAGTTCCTTCACGTGCCGTTTTTCCAGATTGGCGATTACGCTCGATATGTGGCCGACATTGCACCTTTCGGAACCCACCAAGGCGTGAAAGGTCTGGAGTTCCCTCGCGTTATGGTCATCATGGACGATGAAGAAGCACGGGGTTTCATGTTCAGTTACGGAAAGCTTTTTGGACTGAAAGAACGAACGCAGACAGACATTGATAAAGAGAAAAGCGGGGAAGACACCTCCATCGATCGGACTCGCCGTCTCCTATACGTCACATGCAGCCGTAGCGAGCAGAGCCTTGCTCTGGTGGCGTACACGTCGAATGGTGCTGGCCTAAAGAGCATGGCGACAAAGCTCGGCTGGTTCGAGGCTTCGGAGATTGAAGATTTGGACGACCATTAG
- a CDS encoding AAA family ATPase, with translation MRISYVEIQGFRKLERIRIDLNDTTTLFVGANNSGKTSAMDALCTFLTETCDFTTNDFTLSNWSQGNAIGAKWLKDDGAKPVSADPDPSWEAVVPTLDVWITVEDGEFHYVRGILPTLDWAGGALGVRLRYEPKDALELKAQYLAAAKLAAETKAAGAKNGNGTAAAVTLWPSDLRSFLDRKLGSLFTIKCYLLDASKMKSPVNGVAQPQALPAGSEAIEGKPLNKLIRINVIGAQRGFGAQGSGDSEDLETARKNGRLSEQLKSYYKNHLDPTDYPEPSDLEALAAIEEAQRQYDLRLKDGFGASMKELEDLNYPGVTDPVLKIGTKLRPVDGLSHNAAVQYHLVGEGADGKTQALTLPEQYNGLGYQNLISMVFRLMAFRDAWMRVGKASKSTTSEQNGHQIPPLHLVLIEEPEAHLHVQVQQVFVRKAYDVLRNHVELKAKTQLCTQLVVSTHSSHIAHECEFSCLRYFRRLPKTATTVPTSAVINLSEVFGSENDTSRFAARYLLSTHCELFFADAAILVEGAAERMLVPHFIKHHFEKVHRSYVTLFEISGSHAHRLRPLIEKLGLVTVAITDLDAVDPANNRKKAPPRKGAGLVTSNPTLKEWHPQKETIDDLLALKAEAKVKAYPDVPLFSVRCAYQTAVQVKFKSGSVEVIARTFEDALVLENYKVFSLMPPGTAADRFNAAIHDAANADDLTEKLFAAVEACDKAAFALDVLFHCDPKALSVPSYIYEGLEWLQKQLDRKQVDLLATAAAAEVK, from the coding sequence ATGCGAATTAGCTACGTAGAGATACAAGGCTTCCGGAAGTTAGAGCGCATTCGAATTGATCTCAACGACACCACAACACTCTTCGTCGGAGCGAATAACAGCGGCAAGACTTCGGCTATGGACGCGTTGTGTACGTTCCTCACAGAGACTTGTGATTTCACGACAAATGACTTTACGCTGTCCAATTGGAGTCAAGGCAATGCAATTGGCGCGAAGTGGCTGAAGGACGATGGAGCCAAGCCAGTCTCGGCTGATCCAGACCCATCTTGGGAGGCTGTTGTCCCGACGCTAGACGTTTGGATTACGGTCGAAGATGGTGAATTCCACTATGTCCGAGGAATACTTCCCACACTGGATTGGGCCGGTGGGGCGCTTGGTGTCCGACTTCGTTACGAACCCAAGGATGCTCTTGAACTCAAAGCGCAGTATCTGGCTGCCGCAAAGCTCGCCGCTGAAACGAAGGCCGCTGGGGCGAAGAATGGGAACGGTACAGCTGCAGCAGTGACTCTTTGGCCATCGGACCTCCGAAGCTTTCTGGATCGGAAACTCGGCTCTCTATTCACCATAAAATGTTATCTTCTAGACGCGTCGAAAATGAAGTCGCCCGTAAACGGCGTTGCTCAACCTCAAGCGTTGCCAGCAGGGTCAGAGGCCATCGAAGGAAAGCCACTCAATAAACTAATTAGAATCAATGTGATTGGTGCTCAGCGAGGGTTTGGAGCTCAGGGAAGCGGCGACTCAGAAGATCTGGAAACCGCACGAAAGAACGGCAGGCTCTCGGAGCAACTGAAGTCATATTACAAAAACCATCTGGACCCAACTGACTATCCTGAGCCATCTGACCTTGAGGCATTGGCGGCAATCGAAGAGGCGCAACGGCAATATGATTTGCGTCTCAAGGATGGCTTTGGTGCTTCCATGAAAGAATTGGAAGACCTCAATTACCCTGGTGTGACGGATCCCGTCCTCAAAATTGGAACGAAGCTCAGACCTGTGGATGGTCTCAGTCACAACGCCGCGGTCCAATACCACCTCGTTGGCGAAGGTGCAGACGGTAAGACACAAGCTCTTACTCTTCCGGAACAGTACAACGGGCTGGGATATCAGAATCTCATCTCAATGGTATTCCGGTTGATGGCCTTCCGTGATGCCTGGATGCGGGTTGGGAAAGCGTCAAAGAGCACGACGTCAGAGCAAAATGGGCATCAGATTCCTCCGCTGCACTTAGTCCTCATCGAAGAACCAGAGGCGCACCTTCATGTGCAGGTGCAACAGGTGTTTGTGCGAAAGGCTTATGATGTTTTAAGAAATCATGTCGAGCTAAAGGCGAAGACGCAACTCTGCACACAGCTCGTCGTAAGCACTCATTCAAGCCACATAGCCCATGAATGCGAGTTCTCCTGCCTCCGATATTTTCGGCGGTTACCGAAGACTGCTACCACAGTTCCTACTTCCGCAGTCATAAACTTGTCTGAGGTATTCGGGTCGGAAAACGACACTTCTAGATTTGCCGCACGCTACTTGCTTTCGACACACTGCGAACTGTTCTTTGCCGATGCCGCCATCTTGGTCGAAGGTGCAGCAGAGCGAATGCTGGTGCCTCATTTCATCAAGCATCACTTCGAGAAGGTACATCGAAGCTACGTCACGTTGTTCGAGATTTCGGGGAGCCATGCGCATCGACTCCGACCACTGATCGAGAAGCTCGGACTCGTAACCGTCGCCATAACCGATCTTGACGCTGTTGATCCGGCCAACAATCGAAAGAAAGCGCCTCCGAGAAAGGGCGCCGGCCTGGTGACAAGCAATCCCACTCTCAAGGAGTGGCATCCACAGAAAGAAACAATCGACGACCTCTTGGCGCTTAAAGCAGAAGCGAAGGTGAAGGCCTATCCAGACGTACCGCTTTTTTCTGTGCGATGCGCCTATCAGACCGCGGTACAGGTGAAGTTCAAGAGCGGATCGGTTGAAGTCATTGCTCGCACATTTGAAGATGCGTTGGTGCTTGAGAATTACAAGGTGTTTTCACTCATGCCTCCAGGCACTGCGGCAGATCGCTTTAACGCGGCGATACATGATGCTGCCAACGCGGATGACCTCACGGAGAAGCTGTTCGCTGCCGTCGAGGCTTGTGACAAAGCGGCCTTTGCACTTGACGTACTTTTCCACTGCGATCCGAAAGCGCTTTCCGTCCCGTCGTACATTTACGAAGGCTTGGAGTGGCTTCAGAAGCAGCTTGACCGCAAGCAAGTGGATCTTCTCGCAACCGCTGCTGCAGCCGAGGTGAAATGA
- a CDS encoding integrase arm-type DNA-binding domain-containing protein has protein sequence MSVKLRQSATYSVINKHHRSSKSVDIRLKSGVQKSTCTPPLANLYPTMPLSDAKARNAKLRPKSYKMLDGEGLFLLITPAGGRYWRLRYYFGDKEKLLALGVYPEITLADARERRANAKKLLAKGVDPGEAKKEAKRLQVLEKDDTFEMVGREWYGKREHEWASSTAADMLARMESHLFPKLGHRPISQITATELLAVLRLVEANGTLEMTRRVRQICGQVYMYAIATGRAERNPVLDLRGALKTPVAKHHAFLRTNDLPEYLKKLSIYDGHLQTKLALSFLLLVFVRTGELRGALKTEIEWDKAEWRIPPERMKMKEAHIVPLSRQAITVLRELEPYSASSRYLFPNQNNPDRPMSENTMLYALYRMGYHSRATGHGFRSTASTILNEHGFRPDVIERQLAHNERNSVRAAYNHAQYLPERRDMMQWWADYLDKVVIEK, from the coding sequence ATGTCCGTAAAGCTGAGGCAAAGCGCCACCTACAGCGTAATCAATAAACATCACCGTTCGTCAAAAAGCGTTGACATCCGCCTGAAAAGTGGGGTACAAAAATCGACATGTACCCCACCCCTCGCCAATTTGTACCCCACCATGCCGCTGTCTGACGCGAAAGCGCGTAACGCTAAGCTACGACCCAAATCCTACAAAATGCTAGACGGGGAGGGGCTATTCCTGCTTATAACTCCGGCGGGCGGAAGGTATTGGCGGCTTCGATACTATTTTGGCGACAAGGAAAAGCTCCTGGCTTTGGGGGTTTATCCCGAGATTACGCTTGCAGATGCGCGAGAGAGACGTGCCAACGCCAAAAAACTGTTGGCTAAGGGCGTCGATCCTGGCGAAGCAAAAAAAGAAGCTAAGCGACTGCAAGTACTAGAGAAAGATGATACTTTTGAGATGGTCGGGCGAGAGTGGTATGGCAAACGTGAACATGAATGGGCGTCGAGCACCGCGGCTGACATGCTGGCCCGCATGGAATCGCACCTTTTTCCCAAATTGGGACACCGGCCCATTTCCCAAATCACGGCTACGGAACTGCTTGCCGTGCTTCGTCTGGTGGAAGCCAACGGCACTTTGGAAATGACCCGGCGCGTACGGCAGATATGCGGTCAGGTTTATATGTATGCTATCGCCACCGGGCGGGCCGAGCGAAATCCCGTGCTCGATTTACGAGGAGCATTGAAAACGCCGGTCGCTAAACATCATGCCTTTCTGAGGACTAATGACCTTCCAGAATACCTCAAAAAGCTGAGCATTTATGACGGTCATTTACAAACCAAGTTAGCGCTGAGCTTCTTATTACTGGTGTTCGTTCGCACGGGCGAACTGCGGGGTGCTCTCAAAACTGAAATTGAGTGGGATAAGGCGGAGTGGCGCATTCCGCCTGAACGGATGAAAATGAAGGAGGCTCACATTGTACCCCTTTCCAGGCAAGCCATCACCGTGCTGCGGGAATTGGAACCGTATTCAGCCAGCAGCAGGTACTTATTTCCAAATCAGAATAACCCCGACCGGCCAATGAGCGAAAACACGATGCTCTATGCGCTGTATCGCATGGGTTATCATTCCCGCGCCACCGGCCACGGTTTTCGCAGCACCGCCAGCACAATTCTCAACGAGCATGGTTTTCGTCCCGATGTGATTGAACGTCAGCTTGCCCACAATGAACGTAACAGCGTTCGTGCCGCCTACAACCACGCACAATATCTGCCCGAACGACGTGATATGATGCAATGGTGGGCGGACTATCTCGACAAAGTTGTCATAGAGAAATAG
- a CDS encoding DUF6088 family protein produces MSRTKSPGSIDARIVASIRARGCGSVFVPAGFLDIGNRRAVDIALHRLVRDGRIRRLARGVYDYPKKHPKLGILTPSADAVARALAGRDRARLQPAGAYAANALELSEQVPAKAVFLTDGPSRTVKIGSTTIQLRRTTPKNMESAGRLSGLLIQTLRELGEEHITSERLELLKGRIPARERPELLKDLRLAPAWMHSTFRELAGDTA; encoded by the coding sequence ATGAGCAGAACCAAATCACCGGGGTCTATTGATGCACGGATCGTCGCGTCGATCCGTGCTCGCGGTTGCGGCTCCGTTTTCGTGCCGGCGGGATTCCTCGACATTGGCAACCGAAGGGCAGTGGACATCGCCCTGCATCGGCTTGTCCGTGACGGAAGGATCCGTCGACTGGCCCGTGGGGTGTACGATTATCCGAAGAAGCATCCGAAGCTCGGCATACTTACGCCATCTGCTGATGCGGTGGCACGGGCGTTGGCCGGTCGCGATCGGGCACGTCTCCAGCCGGCCGGCGCCTACGCCGCCAACGCGCTCGAACTCTCCGAACAGGTTCCCGCCAAAGCGGTGTTTCTCACCGACGGGCCGTCACGCACCGTGAAGATCGGGTCGACCACGATTCAACTTCGCCGGACAACACCGAAGAATATGGAGTCGGCGGGCCGGCTGAGCGGGTTGCTCATCCAAACGCTTCGTGAGCTGGGAGAGGAACACATCACAAGCGAGCGGCTCGAATTGTTGAAGGGAAGAATCCCGGCCCGGGAGCGACCGGAACTGCTCAAGGATTTGCGCCTAGCCCCGGCGTGGATGCACTCGACCTTCCGTGAATTAGCGGGGGACACCGCGTAA
- a CDS encoding AlpA family phage regulatory protein gives MQELPATGFLRLTQVLEFIPLGKTCWWEGVKSGRFPKPVKLSARCTAWRAEDIRHLVEELSKQQIMTH, from the coding sequence ATGCAAGAATTGCCAGCGACCGGGTTCTTACGATTGACCCAAGTATTGGAGTTTATTCCGTTGGGGAAGACGTGTTGGTGGGAAGGTGTGAAGTCGGGACGCTTTCCGAAGCCAGTGAAGTTGTCCGCGCGATGCACGGCGTGGCGGGCCGAGGACATCAGGCACTTAGTGGAAGAACTGTCTAAGCAACAGATAATGACGCACTGA